The proteins below are encoded in one region of Microbispora sp. NBC_01189:
- a CDS encoding cell division protein SepF, whose product MAGAMRKMAVYLGLVEDDRYEDRYTAEYGTDEDYGDEDYESPRRGFAASSGAHAGAPERDEDTETSVPAPRPPTAVLERRTTDLARITTLHPRTYNEARTIGEHFREGTPVIMNLTEMVDSDAKRLVDFAAGLVFGLHGSIERVTNKVFLLSPANVEVTAEDKARIAERGFFNQS is encoded by the coding sequence ATGGCCGGCGCGATGCGCAAGATGGCGGTCTACCTCGGTCTCGTGGAGGACGACCGCTACGAAGACAGGTACACGGCGGAGTACGGCACCGACGAGGACTACGGCGACGAGGACTACGAGTCGCCGCGGCGCGGCTTCGCCGCGTCCTCCGGCGCGCACGCCGGGGCTCCGGAGCGCGACGAGGACACCGAGACGTCCGTCCCGGCCCCGCGTCCCCCCACGGCCGTGCTGGAGCGCCGTACGACCGATCTGGCGCGGATCACCACCCTGCATCCGCGCACGTACAACGAGGCGCGCACGATCGGCGAGCACTTCCGCGAGGGCACGCCGGTCATCATGAATCTGACGGAGATGGTCGACAGCGACGCCAAGCGTCTTGTCGATTTCGCGGCAGGTCTCGTCTTTGGCCTACACGGCAGCATCGAACGTGTTACCAACAAGGTGTTCCTGTTGTCCCCCGCCAACGTTGAGGTGACCGCCGAGGACAAGGCCAGAATCGCGGAACGCGGCTTCTTCAACCAGAGCTAG
- a CDS encoding YggT family protein, with protein sequence MGIISEILVIALTLYLVLLIGRMIIDTVQAFARAWRPTGVVLVLAEVTYTATDPPLKFLRRFIPPLRLGTVAFDLSFTVLFIVVLVLIQVVNALPR encoded by the coding sequence GTGGGGATCATTAGCGAGATCTTGGTCATCGCCCTGACCCTCTACCTGGTTCTGCTGATCGGCAGAATGATCATAGATACGGTGCAGGCGTTCGCCCGCGCCTGGCGGCCCACCGGGGTCGTCCTGGTGCTGGCGGAGGTCACCTATACGGCGACCGACCCACCCCTCAAGTTCCTCCGCCGTTTCATTCCGCCCCTCAGGTTGGGTACGGTGGCCTTTGACCTGAGCTTCACAGTGCTGTTCATTGTGGTTTTGGTCTTGATCCAAGTCGTGAACGCGCTTCCACGTTGA
- a CDS encoding DivIVA domain-containing protein, translating into MPLTPADVRNKQFSTTRLRPGYDEEEVDAFLDEVEAELDRLIQENEELRAKLAECLRGKVPGGMGMPGSMQMASAPVAEPKPEMMAPQPEPIKPPEPARPEPMPVGMGLPPAEDNMDTAARVLALAQQTADQAIADARREADETVTRARREADDILGKARRQAEQIIGDARARAETLERDAQERHRQAMGTLVQTRDEIERKVEDLRIIEREYRSRLKLFLEDQLSKLNVSAEGSGPFPILGGGPAMAHAAAPGPQQVTGAPNPFAQEPPQHSGAFPGPDGPHNDRR; encoded by the coding sequence ATGCCGTTGACGCCCGCTGATGTGCGGAACAAGCAGTTCAGTACCACCCGGCTGAGGCCGGGGTACGACGAGGAGGAGGTCGACGCGTTCCTCGACGAGGTCGAGGCCGAGCTTGACCGTCTCATCCAGGAGAACGAGGAACTCCGCGCGAAGCTGGCCGAGTGCCTCAGGGGCAAGGTCCCCGGCGGCATGGGCATGCCGGGCTCCATGCAGATGGCGTCGGCTCCGGTGGCCGAGCCCAAGCCCGAGATGATGGCCCCCCAGCCGGAGCCGATCAAGCCTCCTGAGCCGGCGCGCCCCGAGCCTATGCCGGTCGGCATGGGCCTGCCGCCCGCCGAGGACAACATGGACACCGCGGCCCGCGTGCTCGCCCTCGCGCAGCAGACGGCCGACCAGGCGATCGCCGACGCCCGCCGCGAGGCGGACGAGACGGTGACCCGCGCCCGGCGTGAGGCCGACGACATCCTCGGCAAGGCCCGCCGCCAGGCCGAGCAGATCATCGGCGACGCCCGCGCCCGGGCCGAGACGCTGGAGCGCGACGCCCAGGAGCGGCACCGCCAGGCCATGGGCACGCTCGTGCAGACCCGCGACGAGATCGAGCGCAAGGTGGAGGACCTGCGGATCATCGAGCGCGAGTACCGCAGCCGCCTCAAGCTGTTCCTGGAGGATCAGCTCAGCAAGCTGAACGTCTCCGCCGAGGGCAGCGGCCCCTTCCCGATCCTCGGTGGCGGTCCGGCCATGGCCCACGCCGCCGCGCCGGGTCCGCAGCAGGTCACGGGTGCGCCCAACCCGTTCGCCCAGGAGCCTCCCCAGCACTCCGGCGCCTTCCCCGGTCCCGACGGCCCCCACAACGACCGCCGGTAA